In the Lepidochelys kempii isolate rLepKem1 chromosome 3, rLepKem1.hap2, whole genome shotgun sequence genome, one interval contains:
- the TAF5L gene encoding TAF5-like RNA polymerase II p300/CBP-associated factor-associated factor 65 kDa subunit 5L isoform X1 — protein MKRVRTEQIQMAVSCYLKRRQYVDSEGPLKQGLRLCQTAEEMAANLTVQSESGCANVVSAAPCMAEPQQYEVQFGRLRSFLTDSDSQHSHEVMPLLYPLFVYLHLNMVQNGLKSTVDSFYSRFHGMFLQNASQKDIIEQLQTTLTIQDILSNFKLRAFLDNKYVIRLQEDSYNYLLRYLQSDNNNALCKVLTLHIHLDVQPAKRTDYQLYASGSSSRNESNGLETTDMPASILQNEAALDLLQDSIKRVKDGPPSLTTICFYAFYNTEQLLNTAEISPDSKLLAAGFDNSCVKLWSLRSRKLKSEPHLVDVSRIRLACDIVDEEEEDDDNVGTEMKILRGHCGPVYSTRFLSDSSGLLSCSEDMSIRYWDLGSFTNTVLYQGHAYPVWDLDISPWSLYFASGSHDRTARLWSFDRTYPLRIYAGHLADVDCVKFHPNSNYLATGSTDKTVRLWSTQQGNSVRLFTGHRGPVLALAFSPNGKYLASAGEDQRLKLWDLASGTLYKELRGHTDNITSLTFSPDSSLIASASMDNSIRVWDIRNTYCNAPADGSSSELVGVYTGQMNSVLSVQFMACNLLLVTGIAQENQEH, from the exons TCCAATCTGAATCTGGTTGTGCCAACGTAGTGTCTGCTGCTCCCTGCATGGCAGAGCCACAGCAATATGAAGTACAGTTTGGACGATTACGCAGTTTTCTCACAG ATTCAGATTCCCAGCACAGCCATGAAGTGATGCCTCTTCTGTATCCCCTTTTCGTCTACCTCCATCTTAACATGGTCCAAAATGGCCTAAAGAGCACAGTGGACAGTTTCTATAGTCGCTTCCATGGGATGTTCTTGCAGAATGCCAGCCAGAAGGATATCATTGAGCAGTTGCAGACTACTCTGACAATTCAAGACATCCTGTCCAACTTCAAGCTCCGGGCATTTCTGGACAACAAGTATGTTATCCGCCTTCAAGAAGACAGCTACAACTACCTTCTCCGCTACCTCCAAAGTGACAACAATAATGCTCTTTGCAAGGTTCTCACCTTGCACATTCACCTGGATGTGCAGCCTGCCAAGAGGACGGACTACCAGCTATATGCCAGTGGCAGCTCCTCACGCAACGAGAGCAATGGCCTGGAAACGACAGACATGCCCGCTTCCATACTGCAGAATGAAGCAGCGCTGGATTTACTTCAGGACAGCATTAAACGAGTCAAGGACGGGCCTCCTTCACTAACCACCATATGTTTCTATGCCTTCTATAACACAGAGCAGTTGCTGAACACAGCAGAGATCTCGCCGGATAGCAAGCTGCTTGCTGCTGGGTTTGATAATTCTTGTGTAAAGCTGTGGAGCTTGCGATCCAGGAAGTTAAAATCTGAGCCTCATCTTGTAGACGTGTCCAGAATCCGTCTGGCTTGTGACATCGTGGATGAGGAG GAGGAAGATGATGACAATGTAGGCACAGAAATGAAGATACTGAGAGGACATTGTGGACCGGTGTATAGCACGAGGTTCCTATCAGACAGTTCGGGACTCTTATCTTGTTCTGAGGACATGTCCATCAGATACTGGGACCTTGGAAGTTTTACAAACACTGTGTTGTACCAAGGGCATGCCTACCCTGTCTGGGATTTGGACATAAGTCCTTGGAGCCTGTACTTTGCCAGTGGTTCCCACGACCGCACAGCAAGACTCTGGTCATTTGATCGGACATACCCACTGCGAATATATGCAGGCCACTTAGCAGATGTGGACTGTGTCAAGTTTCACCCCAATTCCAACTACTTGGCTACGGGATCCACAGACAAAACTGTGCGCTTATGGAGTACTCAACAGGGGAACTCTGTGCGCCTCTTCACAGGTCACCGTGGCCCTGTGCTGGCACTTGCATTTTCTCCCAATGGTAAGTATCTGGCTTCAGCAGGAGAAGACCAGCGGTTAAAGCTGTGGGACTTGGCATCTGGCACTCTTTACAAAGAACTGAGGGGGCACACGGACAATATAACCAGCCTTACTTTTAGTCCCGACAGCAGTTTGATTGCCTCTGCATCAATGGACAATTCTATTCGGGTTTGGGACATTCGGAACACATACTGCAATGCCCCTGCAGATGGTTCTTCCAGTGAACTGGTTGGTGTATATACTGGACAGATGAATAGTGTACTGAGCGTACAGTTTATGGCCTGTAATCTTCTTCTGGTGACTGGAATTGCACAAGAAAATCAGGAACATTAA